One genomic window of Salmo salar chromosome ssa12, Ssal_v3.1, whole genome shotgun sequence includes the following:
- the cyh2 gene encoding Cytohesin-2, translated as MTDCQMVSSDFTADERLEIESMKMHKKDLLEDIQKLKMEIDKVMAEVQDFESTEENKVLEKGKQFSSGKKKFNMDPKKGINYLVENKLLERSPQPIAEFLYKEEGLNKTAIGDYLGEREDLHLQTLKAFVDLHEFSDLNLVQALRQFLWSFRLPGEAQKIDRMMETFATRYCDCNAEVFQSTDTCYILSFAIIMLNTSLHNPNVKDKTPLERFISMNRGINNGGDLPNELLTKLYDSIRNEPFKIPEDDGNDLTHTFFNPDREGWLLKLGGRVKTWKRRWFILTDNCLYYFEYTTDKEPRGIIPLENLCVREVVYARKPYCLELYNPNSRGQKIKACKTETDGRVVEGKHQSYMICAATAEERDTWIESIRASITKDPFYDLVSVRKKKVINQAPQD; from the exons ATGACCGATTGCCAAATGG TTTCTTCAGATTTCACTGCAGATGAGAGGTTGGAGATCGAGAGCATGAAGATGCATAAGAAAGACCTGCTAGAGGACatccag AAGCTAaagatggagattgacaaagtcATGGCAGAAGTTCAAGACTTTGAGTCTACAGAGGAGAA CAAAGTCCTTGAGAAAGGAAAGCAGTTCTCAAGCGGGAAGAAGAAATTCAACATGGACCCTAAAAAG GGTATAAACTACCTGGTAGAGAACAAGCTTCTGGAGAGGAGCCCTCAGCCAATAGCAGAGTTCCTTTACAAGGAGGAGGGGCTCAATAAGACTGCCATTGGAGACTACctgggagagag AGAAGACCTCCACCTCCAGACACTGAAAGCCTTTGTGGACCTCCATGAGTTCTCAGACCTCAACCTGGTACAGGCACTGAG GCAGTTCCTGTGGAGTTTCCGTCTGCCCGGCGAGGCTCAGAAGATTGACCGCATGATGGAAACCTTCGCCACACGCTACTGTGACTGTAACGCTGAAGTCTTTCagtctacag ACACCTGCTACATCCTGTCGTTTGCCATCATCATGTTGAATACCAGCCTCCACAACCCCAATGTGAAGGACAAGACCCCTCTAGAGAGATTCATCTCTATGAACAGAGGCATCAACAACGGAGGGGACCTGCCCAATGAGCTGCTCACG AAACTGTACGACAGCATCAGGAATGAGCCCTTTAAAATCCCAGAGGATGATGGGAACGACCTGACTCACACCTTCTTCAACCCCGACAGGGAGGGATGGCTCCTCAAACTAG GAGGCAGAGTGAAGACGTGGAAGAGGAGATGGTTCATCCTGACTGACAACTGCCTCTACTATTTTGAGTACACCACT GACAAGGAGCCCAGAGGCATCATCCCTCTGGAGaacctgtgtgtgagagaggtggtGTATGCACGCAAACCG tACTGTCTGGAGCTGTATAACCCCAACAGCAGGGGTCAGAAGATCAAGGCGtgtaagacagagacagacggcaGAGTGGTGGAGGGGAAACACCAGTCGTACATGATCTGTGCTGCTACCGCTGAGGAACGAGACACATGGATAGAGAGCATCAG